The Salvia splendens isolate huo1 chromosome 20, SspV2, whole genome shotgun sequence nucleotide sequence attccactaactttttcaactcacttttcattatatttcttaaaacccgtgcccggtcaaagtgtcccaaattatgtgggacggctattcgtgcgaaactgctcgaataatactgaattggattaaaagtggattgtagagttttttgtatacaagcaagactctattcgtgctcgaaacatgcttttcagtatgcCAAACCTAACAAAGTGCACCAAGCAGGTTGTGAGTGCTTGTACTCGTCCCAGACAATCCTGAGATCGGTGAAGTAGGTGCTAACAAAAAAATGCCCTTGCACAAGAGCCATAAGTTGCTGCTTAAGCTGATATAATCTAGCTTAATCACCTTGAGAACTGAGATCGGACCAGATATCATGAGCGTTACCCAAATGCATAACACTCGAGCAAATTTGCGAAGAAAcataggggtgagcaaaaaaaccgaaaaccaaaTATCCGAActgaaccaaaccgaaattttgaaattcggttcggtttttctagtttttcagttcggttcggttttaaaaataaaaaaatttcggtttttcggttcggttcggttcggttcgggcgaagaataAACCGAAAACccaaaaaaccgaattatatatattctattactttaatatattatattatatataatatatatattcttttaatatattctactatataatatatattatatgtattattaattttatattatatataaatattctattagtatatataaaataaaataaaatacacatatataaatatatatttatattatatttctttttttcaggttttttggttttttttaggtttttcagttttgttcgggtttttcggtttttttagttcggtttttggtttttcagtttcagtttttcggtttttcaggttcagttcggtttggattttgaactaaattcggtttttcggttttggtttggttttggcaaaaaatcgaaccgaaacccgaatgcacacccctaaagAAACATAATTTCGCAACCATGAGACCACCTTTCTTCCCCAAATTCGTTTGGTATTTTGTCTGGTATTTCTGTGTAATGTTTGGATTCACAATTTCAGCATGGTATTAGTAGAAATTGTCTCGTTTCCGGTACGCTCTTTGTGTTGAGCTTCTTCTTTGTTTCTCACGATGAACAACTGTGGTAATCGTGGCAATCGCGGAGGAGATCAAATTGTTCTGGCTGAAGAACATACCAGTCGTATTACCTTCATCCTAGCGACAATCCGAGCCTCCAGCTTGTTTCTCAGGTACTTATTGGCTCCAATTACATCAATTGGAGCAGATCTGTTATCACCGCTTTAATTTCTAAGAACAAATTGCCATTTGTGGATGGATCCTTGCTGCGACCGAACGATGATGATCTATTATTCTCCGCTTGGATCCGATGTAACAGTTGGATCCAAGCGGAGAATAATAGATCATCATCGTTCGGTCGCAGCAAGGATCCATCACACAGAAATACTAGACAAACGAGACAATTTCTACTGATACCATGCTGAAATTGTGAATCCAAACATCACACAGAAATACCAGACAAAATACCAAACGTATTTGGGGAAGAAAGACAGAGAAAAACGAGAGCAATTTTATTGACTGGATCTCAATGATTAAAACCTACAAAGTGTTAACTAATCTATATTATACTCCATGAGCTAACACTTAAAGAGGTAAACAAAATATATCTCAATCGGCAAAAGCCAGATGTACAACTAACTTCCTAACCtcgtccagagcctttgtcctagcggcaaggagcttagacattatttcatgaggtgccgagttcgagccctcttaaCATCAGTTGttatttcctcctatctatagtataggagtttattttgtaatttcctcccttatatagaagttaatttaaaaaaaaaataaaaaaattaaaaaaaaaaactaacatcAGTTGTTATTTCCTCCTAtatatagtataggagtttattttgtaatttcctcccttatatagaagttaattttaaaaaaaattaaaaaaattaaaaaaaaactaacttccTAACCTCCACTGGTTGCTCTTTCCCAACGACTCTTTATTCATCAGCTGGAATTTACAGCTTCGACACATTTCGTACTCCCCCTCCGTCttataatagatgtcacacttttctttttagtttgtctcacaactattttctctctccatctaacacataaaataacattttcttaaaatatcATGCTATTTTTtaagtgtgtcatctattatagGATGAAGAGAGTATTAACTTAAAATGCTAGTTTTtaagtgtgtcatctattatatgatggagggagtattaacttAAAACCataataaaacattttgtatgatgTATGTCACCGTTATAGTTACACCAGAATAAAACGAAATGCCGTTATACCACAGGGAAGAGAAGACGCAGAAATTTACGAGAACGGAATAATAGTTAACGGCGTCAAGGAGTGGATGAAGATGTTCGAGTAACCTATTACGGCAATTGAAGTTTTCACTCTTAATCAGAAATCAATCATTTGATAATTTCTGAGACTGAATAAATCAATAGTTTGTATATTCATtttcattaaagaaaaaaaatggaaacttGAGTTTTTCCTCTTTTAGTTCCAACAACTATTGAGTGTAAATCCGAAGAGAGGCCTCGAGGATATCCGACTACCGGATATGCCGCCGAGGATATTCGACACTGCGGGGGCGGATTTCTCTTTGAAATGGAGGGGAAATCGAAGCATGAAACCGGAGACGACGGCGCCGAGATTTTCTTCACGGATTTCATCGGGAATAAAACGGCTCTGATCTTCGATTCCGGCGAAACTCTTTCGTACGCCTTCATCACAATATCTAGTTCTTCGTCGGATTTGACTGAAACTAAAACGTCCAGATCCTCTGTCGGTAGTTTGCACTTCAAAATCATTGAAGATCCACACGATTCAACGAATTTTACCAAAAGTTCTGTACATAAAATTGGGGAAAATAGATTTAAtttctaataaattaaaaaacaaactcAACGGAATAATTACATTGAGATTGAATTACCTGCATATGAAATGGAACGATCGACGGCGAGAACGCGAGTAGATCCACCGGCGTAGCGGAGTTCGCCGTCGGTAGGGCGGGGAACGATTTTGCCGCCGTAACTGTAGAGGAATTTAACTGTTTTGCTGGTTGAGTTTTCTGTTTGAGACATGTTGGAGATGAAAGCAGAAAACAGTTGTGGCGTGTAAAGAGAAAGCTGCTCAAGTGGAGAAGACTTGAGAAGAACAGAGAATGAGAGAGGGAGGAATATTTATAGAATTCAACACGGCCAACGATTCGCCCCACTCTGACCCGACCCACAcatatattattcaaatattctTATTTGCCTTATTTTACAATTTCTATTACAACTAAATACAAACTCAATGCTTTCAGGAAACAGATTTTcgtatataagagcatccacaacgacgagcaggacggcgtccgtccgtccctgccagcgagcaggtgacgtggcagGCGCTGATTTGCCAACGGCATAGACGTtggcaatttgattttttttaaaaaaaatcggtttttaattaaaaaaactgattaaaaaaattcccacttcccaaaaaaattatatccgttttctatccacttttaatttttttttcattttatccccaaaaaatacacattttcatctataaatacccccactttcataCTCAAAAAtttacaccacactacacaattctcatctacattttctcatttccattctcatctacattctctcatttccattctcaatctttcttccactcctacaacataacaatgttcggccacggcgatcaccccccggactcccacggttggaaccccgattggttcggttcacaactgtttcctagtccggaaacggaatattcggcccctccacaaacccaaagttcgggagttccgggtggctgcggccttacccgatcgacaaCCAAGATGCCCACGAAGGgctatacgggtggacacccgagcctagagagaggtcgagcggcccctcccaaactccgactcctcctattcgcggtgtccgcacaccgtacactccggcagagatggagcaattgttcaaggcgttcttgtcaatctccgaagatccggaggttggcacgaaccaatccggcgatcattattggtggcacatctgtcgccggtacaatgaaaaccggccggcgggaacaatcgagcacaacgagagtatggtgctcaacgccatatacagagccaacgaagaaatccaaaagttccaggggtattacctctaggaagagcggccggagcgaggtcgacatcatcagttccgccttgtcaacctaccaatccatgaactacaagcagttcaagtacctcaacatttggcaggagacgcggtcgcatccgaagtataggggaggcgtaacatcctcctctagcggctcctccaaacggtcaaggtcggtatctcTATCCGACgtcggctccgaagacgtggctagctAATTTGCCGGAGCTAACATGGGTAGCACCgccgccggcccgagcggttcccaacgccgaccgcaaggaaggaagaaggcggcggccaaccgccgtcgctccgcgactccatccggcgatgctgccgaacccgctcccgttcccgttccctatgcgccacctccacctccaccaactcgttgtgggcaattttggcccaactcaatatggtcgataggtcaactatgacctccgcgcaacttcgatcgcatgaggccatgatattgggtctccaaaaacaattgggggtagtgccgccggatgaatagtcttccacgggggtatttttagcctttaattaagtaatttttaatttttaggagtttaattatgtcatttttaatttgtaggagtttaattatgtaatttttattttttgggattttaattatgtaatttttattttttaggattttaattatgtaatttttattttttaggattttaattatgtaatttttattttatttgtaatttgtaatattatttcggtttttttaatgaattttaatattatgaaaatgtttttatttaaattgaataatagaatggtgggacccttgtgctcgtccttgcggaagagcacggctgtgggtgttgtgctcttgcctaagaggaggcagaaaaagtggggtcgggccaacaaccgtgctcgttggcaagagcacggttgtggatgctctaagtacgTGGGAATAAAATTAGTAATACGACCAAATTGTGGAAAGAGTAGACTAAAACTATGGGCAGTGGCAAATCCAGACCCCGAAAATGGCGGAGcggaattaaatattttaataataaaatgaataatattatattaatagttAAGTAGCATAAGCtttgttaataaaatataaacatgcaatAGCTTGCAAATATGCATTATtcgtttaaaaatataaaattatggtaaatattatatacattcaaaatcatcataaatattatatacaaatgtgatataaatagaacacatagagaataattaagCTGCATGTATCACAAATTATAAGTACATTAGGACCCAAAAACATTAAATTAGTAAAAGTTTAGAGtatttaaaggtattattttgataataagaagaaatatgaattgataaaacaaaaaagtaaaaaatggaaaaaatatgtTCTTGTTGAGGGTTGAACCCTAGACCTCTTAGCTAAAAATCCAATAACCGAACCATTGgactactacattttatatgacATCTATTGAAAACAAATAGTTTTCTACACTCCACGAAAGgagtaaaatatacaaatagTTGAGTAGTGATATAGGGCAAGTGCCTATTAAAGgcataactagagaataaatatcagccacaagatcaagaaatcaATGGCTGATATTAACCTATGTGATTTTTGAAATtggaggagaaattagttcACTATATTAAacatttacttcactataagaaGGTGGGGGTATAATGGAcatttaacaaataaaattaggGTAATGTTTGAATTACTCCCTCATTTGCTCAATTCATCTCCCGTCATTGctccttttctcttcttctcgAAATTTCAGATTTCTCactccgtcgccgtcgccgtcgccgtcgcctcaTTCCGTTGTCAACATCCAGTTCTTTCATTCCATCGCCTCATTCCGTCTTCGAACAAATGGATTCAAATCAGAAAGATTTTTCAAAATGTAAGTTGTTCTACTGGTTTCTTCAACCGATTTAGATTTCTTGTTCCAATTTCTCTCATTCTGTAGTtaaactcatttttattaacatTTCTTCAACCGCATGTATGTGTTCGCATTTTGAAACGACTCTGAGATTTGGACGAAATAGAGTCAGTTTGAGAACGACTCTGAGATTTGAAACGACTCTGAGATTTGAGAACTCGATGTTGGAATTGTCGCTAACATGTCATGATTATGTGAATTTGAAAATTTAgatttgtgatttttatgttgATTAGTGGTAATTACTGGTATTTGATTACTTCTCTTTTTTATGTAGGTTTTGatcgaaagaaaaaaaatgcatcCAAAGACTCCAATGGTAAGTAATTCCTATCTTATATTGCTCTGTTTTATAtcatagtgaagtaaaaatatgcttagagtgatgtatttcatggttagagtgaagtgctTGTGATcctgcttatagtgatctactccctccgtcccaggctactcgcacttttcattttaggccgtaaatttgggattgatttttttgtgtaattaaaaaagaattttaggtgtaattagacatcacttaataaaagagttcttaacttaaactaacatattaattaaatgcattaattctaacttaaattataaatagtgtaaggactttgtgacgagccgaaaagcaaacgtgcgagtagcacgggacagagggagtattttttttcatcacaaTGAAGTAAAACATGCTTATATTGATGTATTCCATGATTAGAGTGAAGTTTCTGtaatccttgcttatagtgatctatttttttcatctcaTTGAAgtaaaacatgcttagagtgatgtattacaTGGTTAAAGTGAAGTGtatgtgatccttgcttatagtgatctatttttttttatcacagtgaagtaaaaacatgcttagagtcatgtattacatggttagagtgaagtgtctgtgatccttgcttatagtgatctatttttattcatctcagtgaagtaaaacaTGTTTAGAGTGATACATTACATGGTTAAAGTGAATTgtttgtgatccttgcttatagtgatctattttttcatatcagtaaagtaaaaacatgcttagaatgatgtattccatggctagagtgaagtgtttgtgatccttacttatagtgatctattttttcatatcagtgaagtaaaaacattcttagagtgatgtatttaatggttagagtgaagtgtttgtgatccttgcttatagtgatctacttttttcatctcagtgaagtaaaatgtgcttagagtgaagtattccaTGCTAAGAttatacttcactctaagcatgcagaatatacttcactatatgcacaATATACGTCACTGTACTGTCAATATACTTCACTTATATGGAAAAAACAGTACACTATTATCaatatttacttcactataaagcATATCAATTATAATGTTGGACTTGTAAGCAGTAACACGAACACATATAAAAGTGAACTTATTCGCACTTGAGGTTAACACAAAAATCAAGTTTGCATTGAGATAAAAATCACTCAAAAGTATAATAAAATGAGTCATTAGTGCTCTAAAAAGGCTACAAAGTGAACTATTTCTGTCCAAATCCTCACTGCCTCTGATTTGCCTTCTCATTAACCTTCTTGTAGTTCCTAGAATCATGGTATCCAATCTCATGACAGTTTCGACCTGGTTTCATTGCTAACTTCATTGCTGACTCTTTCTTCGATTTCTTCCTACTTCCACTTCCATTTGTACTGACAATATCAGGAGGATAAACTTCAATAAAGTTCGGAACTTGTGAGCCATAGAAGTTCTCAATCAATGCACTCTTCTCTGTCGAAGATAGAACAACACCATCTCCGAGAAGCTGCTTCTTACCTTCTTCAATAATTGCAGCAAATGCATTGATTTGATCAATGTTCCCTTAAATACTCTGTGTTGTTTCAATGAATAATGCATACAAGTTTTTAAATGCAATCTTCTTCTCGTCCACAACAAGGTGtgtttcttgatcatcacaaaaACCTCCATGTATTGGCTTCACAAACTGTGACTTCAACCATCTCCCTCCACGCAACATCTCGGGTATCAACTTAACAAACTTATatttcaacacacaaaatatatgacTACACAATAGACCAAGTCTCTCAAACTTTTTACATCCACACAAATAGGTGTCATCACCAATGGAGTAAGTCATTGTCCATGAGTTTGAATCCTTGTCATTTATGTTATATACTTCAATCTCTCTATTGGTAGACACTCCTAGAGTTGCACAAGACAAAGAGAAACATGCATAAACTATCTCTTCTTGAATTTCATTATAATCACTACCACTATATATTGTTGATGCATGTTTctcgatttccaattctgttcGCAAAATAGGCACTTTTGTTGAATCATAGTATTCAAGCTTTGCGCTATTACTTCTTTGAGCCTCCAAAGCATGGTTATAGTTCATATAAAATAGCATAAGGTTAGCCTGAGACTTTGAGTACATTTTAAAGAAGCTATTATGTGATTCAGACAAAGAAGTTGTCTTTATCAATGAACTCATCGAAAAATCACGGAAAAAGGCTGGAACCCAAAACTTTCTGGATGCAAACATTGATGAAAACCAGTCATTATTAGCCAGCCCATATCTTTCAATTATAGCATGCCAAGATTCTTCAAATGCATCAGGTTCTATCAACTCCGACCAAACACATGCATTCAATTCCTTCTTTAGTTCTTCACTACCAAGCATGTTCTTTGGCAATTTGTCAGCAACTTTATTCATAGTGTGCCACATACACCACCGGTGTCTCGTATTGACAAGGACCTCCTCAATAACAACTTTCATTCCCAAGTCTTGGTCGGTTACGATCAGTTTGGGAGCCACGCCCATACACTTTACAAATTGGTTAAATAACCATGAAAAGGAATTGGCATTTTCCTTGGACAAAAGGCCAGTAGCAAATGTCACAGGGCGACCATGATTATCCTTGCCCGTAAAAGGAGCAAATATCATACAACACCTACATATTAAAATCACTATAAGGCATgcagaatatacttcactatatg carries:
- the LOC121781195 gene encoding uncharacterized protein LOC121781195 is translated as MSQTENSTSKTVKFLYSYGGKIVPRPTDGELRYAGGSTRVLAVDRSISYAELLVKFVESCGSSMILKCKLPTEDLDVLVSVKSDEELDIVMKAYERVSPESKIRAVLFPMKSVKKISAPSSPVSCFDFPSISKRNPPPQCRISSAAYPVVGYPRGLSSDLHSIVVGTKRGKTQVSIFFL
- the LOC121781431 gene encoding protein FAR1-RELATED SEQUENCE 5-like, whose protein sequence is MLLNEMRRKKELCGAFTYEFEVNSKDRLTRLLWCDPIAKRNYHLYGDIVSFDTTYSTNRCCMIFAPFTGKDNHGRPVTFATGLLSKENANSFSWLFNQFVKCMGVAPKLIVTDQDLGMKVVIEEVLVNTRHRWCMWHTMNKVADKLPKNMLGSEELKKELNACVWSELIEPDAFEESWHAIIERYGLANNDWFSSMFASRKFWVPAFFRDFSMSSLIKTTSLSESHNSFFKMYSKSQANLMLFYMNYNHALEAQRSNSAKLEYYDSTKVPILRTELEIEKHASTIYSGSDYNEIQEEIVYACFSLSCATLGVSTNREIEVYNINDKDSNSWTMTYSIGDDTYLCGCKKFERLGLLCSHIFCVLKYKFVKLIPEMLRGGRWLKSQFVKPIHGGNIDQINAFAAIIEEGKKQLLGDGVVLSSTEKSALIENFYGSQVPNFIEVYPPDIVSTNGSGSRKKSKKESAMKLAMKPGRNCHEIGYHDSRNYKKVNEKANQRQ